The Bdellovibrionales bacterium nucleotide sequence GAAAACGGGATCCCCGCTTTCGCGGGGATGACGCTAATGGGGTGAATTTATACATAAACCCCGTCATGCCCGTGAAAACGGGCATCCCGTTTGGTTTCTTTTTTGTGAGTCACTTCATTAGTTTTGGTATCAATAGCCTAGTTTTCCCGCCATAAAGGTTCTTTTTCCCATGAATGAGTCCATTCCCCCGAACATCGATATCGGCGCTTTTTACAAGGCGCAAGATAAACTCACCGAAGTTTGCCGCGAGGTGAGCGGCTTTATCTTTGGTCAAAACGAAGTTGTTGAACATGCGCTGATCACCCTTTTGGCGGGTGGGCACATGCTTTTGGTGGGCGTTCCGGGCCTTGCCAAAACGCGGCTTGTCACTATTCTTTCTAAAACCATTGGCTTTGACACCAAGCGGATCCAATGCACGCCCGACCTTATGCCTTCCGATATTATCGGGGCTGAGGTGTTGGAAGAAGTCGATTATGGAAAACGGAATTTCCGTTTTGTTCAAGGCCCAATCTTTTGTCAGTTTTTGATGGTGGACGAAATCAACCGCGCTAGCCCGCGCACGCAATCCGCCCTGTTGCAAGCCATGCAAGAGCATAACGTGACGGTATCGGGCCGCGAATACGCCCTGCCCGCGCCGTTTCATGTTCTGGCAACGCAAAACCCGCTGGAGCAAGAGGGAACCTATCCCCTGCCCGAAGCGCAACTTGACCGTTTTTTGATGCAAATCAACATCGACTATCCCGACCTTAGCGCCGAGAGGAAGATCCTTCAGGCGACGATGGAAACGGCTCCGCCAACGCCTAAATCCATCATGTTCGCGAATGAGCTGCGCGAGATGCAGGGGCTTGTTCGCTCTCTACCGATCCCGCCGCCTTTGCTGGAGAAAATACTGATCTTTGTGCGCTTGGGGCGTCCCGATACGTCATCGCTCGATATTGTCAAACGCTATGTGTCATGGGGCCCTGGGCCTCGCGCGACGCAGGCTATGGCGCTTGCCATGCGTGCCCGCGCTCTCATGAAAGGCCGCGCCGAGCCGATCATGGAGGATTTGCTGGCCTTGGTGCGCCCCGTCATGATCCATCGTATGGCGCTCAATTATTCCGCGCGAACCGATAACGTAACGCTGGACAATGTCTTGCAAAGCATGATCGACGGGATGGAACAAGCAACCTGATGTCCTACGCTCTTTCCCTTGCCACCAAGACAAAAGCGCAAAGCCTCGCGCAGGCTCTTTTTTTGTCGCCGCAAGGTCGCCATCGGGTGAAGCCCACCGAGCGCATCTGGCGCTATCGCACCTATCAAGGTGGCGATTCTATCATCACGATAGACTGGCGGCAATCCGCCCGCAGCCGTGAGCTTGTCGTGCGCGAACATGAACCATTGAGTAGCCGCAAGGTTTTCTTTTGGGCACCGATGGAAACAACGCCTGCGTCTTTGCAAGAAAAGCTTGCGCTGCTTTTTCTATCGTTGGGAAGGCTTCTTATCCAAGGCGAACGCACCATCGGTTGGCTGGGGCTTGATCAGCCAGAAACCAACACCTCTAGTCAAGTCGATGCGTTGTTTGAGCGTGGATTTTCGGATAACGCCAACCTGCCCGCCCCTTGTTCCTTGCGATCAGCGATCTTGATTGTCGCGCTCGATTCATCGGCGATGACCAAGCCGTTTTACGATGCGCTGCGAACCTTTTCCGCGCAGGGCAACCAATGCCTATTGTTGGATATCAACGCCAAGGCCCATGAAGAATCCTCGGTTATCTACAGAAAGAGCTGGCCCGTTTTATCCATGGGGTCAGAGCGCCCGCTTGACGCCCTCCTCCCCCTTCTTTTGGATGAAATCATACGCCTAAGCCGCTAAAA carries:
- a CDS encoding AAA family ATPase; its protein translation is MNESIPPNIDIGAFYKAQDKLTEVCREVSGFIFGQNEVVEHALITLLAGGHMLLVGVPGLAKTRLVTILSKTIGFDTKRIQCTPDLMPSDIIGAEVLEEVDYGKRNFRFVQGPIFCQFLMVDEINRASPRTQSALLQAMQEHNVTVSGREYALPAPFHVLATQNPLEQEGTYPLPEAQLDRFLMQINIDYPDLSAERKILQATMETAPPTPKSIMFANELREMQGLVRSLPIPPPLLEKILIFVRLGRPDTSSLDIVKRYVSWGPGPRATQAMALAMRARALMKGRAEPIMEDLLALVRPVMIHRMALNYSARTDNVTLDNVLQSMIDGMEQAT
- a CDS encoding DUF58 domain-containing protein, translating into MSYALSLATKTKAQSLAQALFLSPQGRHRVKPTERIWRYRTYQGGDSIITIDWRQSARSRELVVREHEPLSSRKVFFWAPMETTPASLQEKLALLFLSLGRLLIQGERTIGWLGLDQPETNTSSQVDALFERGFSDNANLPAPCSLRSAILIVALDSSAMTKPFYDALRTFSAQGNQCLLLDINAKAHEESSVIYRKSWPVLSMGSERPLDALLPLLLDEIIRLSR